The following are encoded together in the Salvia hispanica cultivar TCC Black 2014 chromosome 6, UniMelb_Shisp_WGS_1.0, whole genome shotgun sequence genome:
- the LOC125195792 gene encoding protein ALWAYS EARLY 3-like isoform X1 produces the protein MGPTRKSRSVNKRYSDIHEVSPSKDGDSSKKSNSRKRKLSDMLGPRWTMEELTRFYDSYRKHSKDWKKVAGAVRNRSAEMVEALYTMNRAYLSLPHGTASAAGLIAMMTDHYSNLAGSDSDQENNDGAGSSQKTQKRARGKVQPPTPKASDEYIASESPINASNYGCLSLLKKKRSGGSRPRPVGKRTPRFPVSFSYENINGEKFFSPTRQGLKLKANADDDEVAHEIAIALAEASQRGGSPQVSGTLNRRAESVMSSPFRHAQRKPNIAEISNAKLLATDTDEEDLEGSTEADTGELSRYKPHLIESVSIGTTRQKGKKLEGRKYEVDNNIESHLGDIKEECSGTEEGQQLLSAMRRKFDVEVNATKVSRSPMQKKKKSKKVLFGRDEGPAFDALQTLADLSLMMPTDNEDESMVLFKDEHHDHVDESVPLESPPANQPREKRRPPGVRTKGHLASSLEVASSKTSKPGKGSVFYGGSVHEENQDSHQSTKSRKKQKTPVSKSQKPETHADIHLSGSPGTEVGDVGKKSMRTKKSSQSSSPKVMKISENSSGTDLQKEGSDSAQSATQVTVNNLSTKMRSRRKMNLKKPMAKKDLKLSEKILNDENNLSLGSLHDTVPRFKNPSNCLSNQRLRRWCTYEWFYSAIDYPWFAKREFVEYLYHVGLGHVPRLTRVEWGVIRSSLGKPRRFSEQFLKEEKDKLNQYRESVRKHYTELREGLRDGLPTDLARPLSVGQRVIAIHPKTREIHDGSVLTVDHLKCRVQFDRQELGVEFVMDIDCMPVNPFEIMPAMLGRHTITVDKFFESFNELKENGRAKEYIKLSPNTNLDNMDDISRLSLLANPASLLKQSKVASDVSTRLGTGDTTTYQQTYPQPGTLAQIQAKEADIQALAQLTRALDKKEAIVLELRRMNDDVVQSQKDGDSPLKESEPFKKQYAAVLIQLNEANEQVSSALHRLRERNTYQGKLSLAWPRPLLGLADLDSTFNSFDRSAFQTQELGSHVNEIMDSSRTKARTMVDAALQAISSLKNREDTMEKIEEAIDYVNDRLPSDDSCMPVVNLLLTLSNSLSMYRLNYYDLFFNCKLLQRPDPKSTNASDIEAQIPSELITKCVATLLMIQKCTERQFPPSDVAQILDSAVTSLQPRSSQNLPVYTEIQKCVGIIKNQILALIPT, from the exons ATGGGGCCCACGAGAAAGTCGAGAAGTGTGAATAAGCGCTATTCTGATATCCACGAGGTATCTCCCAGCAAAGATGGAGATAGTTCTAAAAAAAGTAACAGTCGG aaaagaaaattgtctGACATGCTTGGGCCTCGGTGGACCATGGAAGAGCTAACTCGCTTTTATGACTCTTACCGCAAGCACAGTAAAGACTGGAAGAAG GTAGCTGGTGCTGTCAGAAATCGTTCAGCAGAAATGGTGGAGGCACTTTACACGATGAATCGG GCATACTTATCTCTTCCACATGGAACTGCTTCTGCAGCTGGGTTAATTGCCATGATGACTGATCACTATAGCAATCTG GCAGGAAGTGATAGTGACCAAGAAAACAATGATGGAGCAGGATCATCCCAAAAGACACAGAAGCGTGCTCGTGGTAAAGTACAGCCTCCCACCCCTAAAGCGTCAGATGAGTACATTGCTTCAGAATCTCCAATCAATGCATCAAATTATGGCTGCCTTTCATTATTGAAAAAGAAACGCTCTGGTG GGAGCAGACCTCGACCTGTTGGAAAAAGAACTCCAAGGTTCCctgtttcattttcatatgaaaatatcaatggggagaaatttttttctccaacAAGGCAGGGCCTGAAATTAAAGGCCAACGCTGATGACGATGAAGTGGCTCATGAGATTGCCATAGCTTTGGCGGAGGCATCACAAAGAGGTGGTTCCCCCCAGGTTTCTGGTACACTTAATAGAAGAGCTGAAAGTGTAATGTCATCGCCTTTTAGGcatgctcaaagaaag CCTAATATAGCAGAGATATCAAATGCCAAGCTGTTGGCAACAGACACGGATGAAGAAGATTTAGAAGGAAGCACAGAAGCCGACACTGGTGAATTGTCTAGGTATAAGCCCCATTTGATTGAATCTGTAAGTATTGGTACAACAAGACAGAAGGGAAAAAAACTTGAAGGGAGAAAATATGAAGTTGATAACAATATAGAGAGTCATTTGGGTGACATCAAGGAAGAATGCAGTGGAACAGAGGAAGGTCAGCAACTGCTGAGTGCAATGAGAAGAAAGTTTGATGTGGAGGTCAATGCCACTAAGGTATCCAGATCCCCTatgcagaagaagaagaagagcaaaAAGGTTCTCTTTGGAAGAG ACGAAGGACCTGCTTTTGATGCCTTGCAAACATTGGCAGATTTGTCACTGATGATGCCAACAGATAATGAAGATG AATCAATGGTGCTGTTTAAAGATGAACATCATGACCATGTTGATGAGTCTGTTCCATTAGAATCTCCACCAGCAAACCAGCCAAGAGAGAAACGTAGACCCCCAGGGGTAAGAACAAAAGGACATCTAGCATCGAGTCTTGAAGTTGCTTCTAGCAAAACATCAAAACCTGGAAAAGGTTCAGTTTTTTATGGTGGTTCTGTTCATGAAGAAAACCAGGATTCCCATCAGTCTaccaaatcaagaaaaaaacaaaagacgCCAGTTTCTAAG AGTCAAAAGCCTGAAACTCATGCTGATATTCATCTTAGTGGATCACCAGGGACTGAG GTTGGAGATGTAGGCAAGAAATCAATGAGGACTAAAAAATCTTCCCAAAGCAGTTCCCCGAAAGTGATGAAAATTTCAGAAAACTCTTCTGGTACTGATTTGCAGAAAGAAGGAAGTGACTCCGCCCAATCAGCCACACAGGTCACCGTCAATAACTTATCTACTAAAATGCGGAGCCGGCGCAAGATGAATCTTAAAAAACCAATGGCCAAGAAAGACCTGAAGTTATCTGAAAAGATCTTAAACGATGAGAATAATCTGTCACTTGGTTCACTCCATGATACAGTGCCTAGATTTAAG AACCCGTCTAATTGTTTATCGAATCAACGTCTGAGGAGATGGTGCACTTATGAATGGTTCTACAGTGCCATTGATTATCCATGGTTTGCAAAGAGGGAGTTTGTTGAATATCTGTATCATGTTGGATTGGGTCATGTACCACGATTAACTCGTGTAGAGTGGGGTGTCATACGAAG TTCACTTGGTAAACCACGGCGGTTTTCAGAGCAGTTCCTGaaggaagaaaaagataaGCTTAATCAGTATCGAGAGTCTGTCAGAAAACATTACACTGAGCTCCGTGAAGGTCTAAGGGACGGACTACCGACTGACCTTGCAAGGCCTTTATCAGTTGGTCAGCGTGTCATTGCTATTCATCCAAAAACAAGGGAGATTCATGATGGAAGTGTGTTAACTGTTGACCACTTGAAGTGCCGGGTTCAATTTGACCGTCAAGAGCTAGGGGTTGAATTTGTCATG GACATTGACTGCATGCCTGTAAATCCTTTTGAGATCATGCCTGCAATGCTTGGCAGACACACAATCACAGTTGACAAGTTTTTTGAGAGCTTCAATGAACTGAAAGAGAATGGACGAGCAAAGGAGTATATTAAGCTTTCTCCTAACACCAACCTGGATAATATGGATGATATTTCTCGGCTATCTTTATTAGCTAATCCTGCCAGTTTGCTGAAGCAATCAAAG GTTGCATCTGATGTTTCAACAAGGCTGGGAACTGGTGATACCACAACGTACCAGCAAACTTATCCTCAGCCAGGTACACTAGCGCAGATCCAGGCAAAGGAAGCAGACATTCAAGCTCTAGCACAACTGACTCGTGCTCTTGATAAAAAA GAAGCTATTGTTCTCGAGTTGAGGCGTATGAACGATGATGTGGTGCAAAGTCAGAAGGATGGTGATAGCCCTTTAAAAGAATCGGAACCATTTAAAAAGCAATATGCTGCAGTACTTATACAATTGAATGAAGCCAATGAACAG GTCTCTTCAGCTTTACACCGCTTGAGAGAACGAAACACATATCAAGGAAAACTTTCACTTGCATGGCCAAGGCCACTGCTTGGTCTTGCTGATCTGGATAGCACATTCAATTCTTTTGATCGATCTGCATTTCAAACTCAAGAATTGGGATCACATGTGAATGAAATCATGGATAGCTCGAGAACAAAAGCTCGGACAATGGTGGATGCTGCATTGCAG GCAATATCATCACTCAAGAATAGGGAGGATACCATGGAGAAGATTGAGGAAGCCATAGACTATGTAAATGACCGGCTTCCCTCAGACGATTCCTGCATGCCTGTGGTGAATCTTCTACTTACCTTATCTAACTCTCTCTCTATGTATCGCCTCAACTATTATGATCTTTTTTTTAACTGTAAACTGTTGCAGAGACCTGATCCTAAATCTACAAATGCATCTGATATTGAGGCCCAAATTCCTTCTGAGCTGATCACAAAATGTGTAGCAACTTTGCTAATGATTCAG AAATGTACAGAAAGACAGTTCCCTCCATCTGACGTGGCACAGATACTAGATTCTGCTGTGACAAGCCTACAGCCACGCAGTTCGCAAAATCTTCCTGTTTATACCGAGATACAAAAGTGTGTGGGCATCATCAAGAACCAGATATTGGCTCTAATACCTACTTAG
- the LOC125195792 gene encoding protein ALWAYS EARLY 3-like isoform X2, translating to MGPTRKSRSVNKRYSDIHEVSPSKDGDSSKKSNSRKRKLSDMLGPRWTMEELTRFYDSYRKHSKDWKKVAGAVRNRSAEMVEALYTMNRAYLSLPHGTASAAGLIAMMTDHYSNLAGSDSDQENNDGAGSSQKTQKRARGKVQPPTPKASDEYIASESPINASNYGCLSLLKKKRSGGSRPRPVGKRTPRFPVSFSYENINGEKFFSPTRQGLKLKANADDDEVAHEIAIALAEASQRGGSPQVSGTLNRRAESVMSSPFRHAQRKPNIAEISNAKLLATDTDEEDLEGSTEADTGELSRYKPHLIESVSIGTTRQKGKKLEGRKYEVDNNIESHLGDIKEECSGTEEGQQLLSAMRRKFDVEVNATKVSRSPMQKKKKSKKVLFGRDEGPAFDALQTLADLSLMMPTDNEDESMVLFKDEHHDHVDESVPLESPPANQPREKRRPPGVRTKGHLASSLEVASSKTSKPGKGSVFYGGSVHEENQDSHQSTKSRKKQKTPVSKSQKPETHADIHLSGSPGTEVGDVGKKSMRTKKSSQSSSPKVMKISENSSGTDLQKEGSDSAQSATQVTVNNLSTKMRSRRKMNLKKPMAKKDLKLSEKILNDENNLSLGSLHDTVPRFKNPSNCLSNQRLRRWCTYEWFYSAIDYPWFAKREFVEYLYHVGLGHVPRLTRVEWGVIRSSLGKPRRFSEQFLKEEKDKLNQYRESVRKHYTELREGLRDGLPTDLARPLSVGQRVIAIHPKTREIHDGSVLTVDHLKCRVQFDRQELGVEFVMDIDCMPVNPFEIMPAMLGRHTITVDKFFESFNELKENGRAKEYIKLSPNTNLDNMDDISRLSLLANPASLLKQSKVASDVSTRLGTGDTTTYQQTYPQPGTLAQIQAKEADIQALAQLTRALDKKEAIVLELRRMNDDVVQSQKDGDSPLKESEPFKKQYAAVLIQLNEANEQVSSALHRLRERNTYQGKLSLAWPRPLLGLADLDSTFNSFDRSAFQTQELGSHVNEIMDSSRTKARTMVDAALQAISSLKNREDTMEKIEEAIDYVNDRLPSDDSCMPVRPDPKSTNASDIEAQIPSELITKCVATLLMIQKCTERQFPPSDVAQILDSAVTSLQPRSSQNLPVYTEIQKCVGIIKNQILALIPT from the exons ATGGGGCCCACGAGAAAGTCGAGAAGTGTGAATAAGCGCTATTCTGATATCCACGAGGTATCTCCCAGCAAAGATGGAGATAGTTCTAAAAAAAGTAACAGTCGG aaaagaaaattgtctGACATGCTTGGGCCTCGGTGGACCATGGAAGAGCTAACTCGCTTTTATGACTCTTACCGCAAGCACAGTAAAGACTGGAAGAAG GTAGCTGGTGCTGTCAGAAATCGTTCAGCAGAAATGGTGGAGGCACTTTACACGATGAATCGG GCATACTTATCTCTTCCACATGGAACTGCTTCTGCAGCTGGGTTAATTGCCATGATGACTGATCACTATAGCAATCTG GCAGGAAGTGATAGTGACCAAGAAAACAATGATGGAGCAGGATCATCCCAAAAGACACAGAAGCGTGCTCGTGGTAAAGTACAGCCTCCCACCCCTAAAGCGTCAGATGAGTACATTGCTTCAGAATCTCCAATCAATGCATCAAATTATGGCTGCCTTTCATTATTGAAAAAGAAACGCTCTGGTG GGAGCAGACCTCGACCTGTTGGAAAAAGAACTCCAAGGTTCCctgtttcattttcatatgaaaatatcaatggggagaaatttttttctccaacAAGGCAGGGCCTGAAATTAAAGGCCAACGCTGATGACGATGAAGTGGCTCATGAGATTGCCATAGCTTTGGCGGAGGCATCACAAAGAGGTGGTTCCCCCCAGGTTTCTGGTACACTTAATAGAAGAGCTGAAAGTGTAATGTCATCGCCTTTTAGGcatgctcaaagaaag CCTAATATAGCAGAGATATCAAATGCCAAGCTGTTGGCAACAGACACGGATGAAGAAGATTTAGAAGGAAGCACAGAAGCCGACACTGGTGAATTGTCTAGGTATAAGCCCCATTTGATTGAATCTGTAAGTATTGGTACAACAAGACAGAAGGGAAAAAAACTTGAAGGGAGAAAATATGAAGTTGATAACAATATAGAGAGTCATTTGGGTGACATCAAGGAAGAATGCAGTGGAACAGAGGAAGGTCAGCAACTGCTGAGTGCAATGAGAAGAAAGTTTGATGTGGAGGTCAATGCCACTAAGGTATCCAGATCCCCTatgcagaagaagaagaagagcaaaAAGGTTCTCTTTGGAAGAG ACGAAGGACCTGCTTTTGATGCCTTGCAAACATTGGCAGATTTGTCACTGATGATGCCAACAGATAATGAAGATG AATCAATGGTGCTGTTTAAAGATGAACATCATGACCATGTTGATGAGTCTGTTCCATTAGAATCTCCACCAGCAAACCAGCCAAGAGAGAAACGTAGACCCCCAGGGGTAAGAACAAAAGGACATCTAGCATCGAGTCTTGAAGTTGCTTCTAGCAAAACATCAAAACCTGGAAAAGGTTCAGTTTTTTATGGTGGTTCTGTTCATGAAGAAAACCAGGATTCCCATCAGTCTaccaaatcaagaaaaaaacaaaagacgCCAGTTTCTAAG AGTCAAAAGCCTGAAACTCATGCTGATATTCATCTTAGTGGATCACCAGGGACTGAG GTTGGAGATGTAGGCAAGAAATCAATGAGGACTAAAAAATCTTCCCAAAGCAGTTCCCCGAAAGTGATGAAAATTTCAGAAAACTCTTCTGGTACTGATTTGCAGAAAGAAGGAAGTGACTCCGCCCAATCAGCCACACAGGTCACCGTCAATAACTTATCTACTAAAATGCGGAGCCGGCGCAAGATGAATCTTAAAAAACCAATGGCCAAGAAAGACCTGAAGTTATCTGAAAAGATCTTAAACGATGAGAATAATCTGTCACTTGGTTCACTCCATGATACAGTGCCTAGATTTAAG AACCCGTCTAATTGTTTATCGAATCAACGTCTGAGGAGATGGTGCACTTATGAATGGTTCTACAGTGCCATTGATTATCCATGGTTTGCAAAGAGGGAGTTTGTTGAATATCTGTATCATGTTGGATTGGGTCATGTACCACGATTAACTCGTGTAGAGTGGGGTGTCATACGAAG TTCACTTGGTAAACCACGGCGGTTTTCAGAGCAGTTCCTGaaggaagaaaaagataaGCTTAATCAGTATCGAGAGTCTGTCAGAAAACATTACACTGAGCTCCGTGAAGGTCTAAGGGACGGACTACCGACTGACCTTGCAAGGCCTTTATCAGTTGGTCAGCGTGTCATTGCTATTCATCCAAAAACAAGGGAGATTCATGATGGAAGTGTGTTAACTGTTGACCACTTGAAGTGCCGGGTTCAATTTGACCGTCAAGAGCTAGGGGTTGAATTTGTCATG GACATTGACTGCATGCCTGTAAATCCTTTTGAGATCATGCCTGCAATGCTTGGCAGACACACAATCACAGTTGACAAGTTTTTTGAGAGCTTCAATGAACTGAAAGAGAATGGACGAGCAAAGGAGTATATTAAGCTTTCTCCTAACACCAACCTGGATAATATGGATGATATTTCTCGGCTATCTTTATTAGCTAATCCTGCCAGTTTGCTGAAGCAATCAAAG GTTGCATCTGATGTTTCAACAAGGCTGGGAACTGGTGATACCACAACGTACCAGCAAACTTATCCTCAGCCAGGTACACTAGCGCAGATCCAGGCAAAGGAAGCAGACATTCAAGCTCTAGCACAACTGACTCGTGCTCTTGATAAAAAA GAAGCTATTGTTCTCGAGTTGAGGCGTATGAACGATGATGTGGTGCAAAGTCAGAAGGATGGTGATAGCCCTTTAAAAGAATCGGAACCATTTAAAAAGCAATATGCTGCAGTACTTATACAATTGAATGAAGCCAATGAACAG GTCTCTTCAGCTTTACACCGCTTGAGAGAACGAAACACATATCAAGGAAAACTTTCACTTGCATGGCCAAGGCCACTGCTTGGTCTTGCTGATCTGGATAGCACATTCAATTCTTTTGATCGATCTGCATTTCAAACTCAAGAATTGGGATCACATGTGAATGAAATCATGGATAGCTCGAGAACAAAAGCTCGGACAATGGTGGATGCTGCATTGCAG GCAATATCATCACTCAAGAATAGGGAGGATACCATGGAGAAGATTGAGGAAGCCATAGACTATGTAAATGACCGGCTTCCCTCAGACGATTCCTGCATGCCTGTG AGACCTGATCCTAAATCTACAAATGCATCTGATATTGAGGCCCAAATTCCTTCTGAGCTGATCACAAAATGTGTAGCAACTTTGCTAATGATTCAG AAATGTACAGAAAGACAGTTCCCTCCATCTGACGTGGCACAGATACTAGATTCTGCTGTGACAAGCCTACAGCCACGCAGTTCGCAAAATCTTCCTGTTTATACCGAGATACAAAAGTGTGTGGGCATCATCAAGAACCAGATATTGGCTCTAATACCTACTTAG